In Nomascus leucogenys isolate Asia chromosome 8, Asia_NLE_v1, whole genome shotgun sequence, a single genomic region encodes these proteins:
- the RNF182 gene encoding E3 ubiquitin-protein ligase RNF182, whose translation MASQPPEDTVETQASDELECKICYNRYNLKQRKPKVLECCHRVCAKCLYKIIDFGDSPQGVIVCPFCRFETCLPDDEVSSLPDDNNILVNLTCGGKGKKCLPENPTELLLTPKRLASLVSPSHTSSNCLVITIMEVQRESSPSLSSTPVVEFYRPASFDSVTTVSHNWTVWNCTSLLFQTSIRVLVWLLGLLYFSSLPLGIYLLVSKKVTLGVVFVSLVPSSLVILMVYGFCQCVCHEFLDCMAPPS comes from the coding sequence ATGGCCAGTCAACCTCCCGAAGACACTGTGGAGACTCAGGCCTCTGATGAGCTGGAGTGCAAAATCTGTTACAATCGATACAATCTGAAACAGAGGaaacccaaagtgctggagtgtTGTCATAGGGTTTGTGCCAAATGCCTCTACAAGATCATAGACTTTGGGGATTCCCCACAAGGTGTCATTGTCTGTCCTTTCTGCAGGTTTGAGACGTGCCTGCCAGATGATGAAGTTAGTAGCCTGCCCGATGACAACAACATCCTTGTGAACTTGACTTGTGGAGGCAAAGGGAAGAAGTGCCTGCCAGAGAACCCCACTGAGCTGCTGCTCACCCCCAAGAGGCTGGCCTCTCTGGTCAGTCCTTCTCACACATCCTCCAACTGCCTGGTCATAACCATCATGGAGGTGCAGAGAGAGAGCTCCCCGTCCCTGAGCTCCACTCCTGTGGTAGAATTTTATAGGCCTGCGAGTTTTGACTCTGTCACCACTGTGTCACACAACTGGACTGTGTGGAACTGCACATCCCTGCTGTTTCAGACATCCATCCGGGTGTTAGTGTGGTTGCTAGGTTTGCTCTACTTCAGCTCCTTACCCTTAGGAATCTACTTACTGGTGTCTAAGAAAGTCACCCTTGGGGTCGTCTTTGTCAGCCTGGTCCCTTCGAGCCTTGTTATTCTTATGGTGTATGGTTTTTGCCAGTGTGTTTGTCATGAATTTCTAGACTGTATGGCACCTCCTTCTTAA